In the genome of Xiphias gladius isolate SHS-SW01 ecotype Sanya breed wild chromosome 1, ASM1685928v1, whole genome shotgun sequence, the window AGtttaacctctgacctctgagcTGTTATATCATCAGAAATACAGAGTGgtggactgagagagagagagagaaagagataaacgTTACTGTCAGAAGTAGGAGCAAAACGAGAAacctgcagctgaaaaacagTCATTGTGCTGATGGTGTTTTAGGCTATCTGAGTCACGCAGATGAGACTAACATGCACTGTCCCTGCAGCTCTGGAAAGATTAATGCAGTGTCTGCTGGACCGCAGAGGCTCATCTTTCTCCTGATATTGCACCACATACTTGTTGCTTCCTAAAAAGTCTTAGTGTACTCTTGAACTGCTGTGGGTAAAGATATTATCTCAGGATGTAGTTTGACTGTGAGAAATGAGGCTCTAAATCAAACATAACTAATACAGACTCAAGGATGACTATATTTTGCTCCGAGAATGAGACAATCCCTGGATATCAGCCCTGAAAAAGCCTTTGTAAAGACCCATGTGGCTTTAAGACAGATTGGATTCACAGCGATTCCTGATATATGGGGTCTATCTGTGGCTGACAGACTGCCACTTTCCTTAGTGTGTAGTTGCTCTCTCAGGGATGGGTGGATGCTCACACTGACACAACCTGGATCAGGCTAGGAGCAACCACAAGAAAATAAGGTGCTTGTCTTTTATAATCCAGCTGTGAGGCCTTCCAAAGGATGCTTCCTTTGGCCGGCCACACAGCTGGATTATAAAAGTTGCTGATATCGTATGAAAATTCATGTGAACAGAATGATGATAAGTAAGACTTGCTTTGAGAAGAtttactgttgtgttttgttgtgaagCAAATTTTAGTTTCGAGCTTGGTGCTGTTGTGACAACTGCCTTtatctatgtatctatgtatTAAAGAGTCCAGCTACGGTCTGTCCTCGATGGTGTGGGACGCATACCTCGAACAGTGAGTAGTCTAAAAGAATGActgaacattttgggaaacacacatACTTGCCTTATTTCCAAGAGAGAGATGGGATGTTTGATATcaatttcatgtctgtgtgttaaatatgtAGCTGCAGTCAGGgcatggttagcctagcttagcctAAAGACTGGACAGCTAGCCTTAGTTTAGGGAGACTTACAGTACATAGTGTAACTATTTCTTGAAGAATAGTTTGTACATTTATTAGCACTTCTTGCCAGGCAAGTAGCGGAGattccaggaagttactgctcAGAGCCAATAGATCATTTAACGCATAACCACTCTGATTTTACAATCAtttgacagctacagttactagttactttactaTGGCATCATGCTGCCACCATGACAAGAAATAACAGTGTTTTAGCAAGGTGCACTGGTTTTGTCAAATAATGAGAAAGTTTTGTGATATAACAAGATAAAGAGATATGTtgttaaaacaagaaaagtttCTCGGAACTGAATAATTtggtaaaaaaataatgagaaaataaagtgcaaaaGTTTTTGACACTTTGTCTAGATTCTTATTCATCATGCAGTACCATTAGGAGAGGCGTCTGATCGATCCCGGATTCTTTCTGAAGCATGACAACGACCCAAAACATACggccagagtcataaagactGAAGAAACTATCTTCAGCGAcgagaagaacaaggagtcctgaaACAGATGCTCTGGCCCCCagagagccctgacctcaacatAATGGAGTCGGTCTGGGATTATACgtagagacagaagacactgagactgCCTCAATCCACATAAAAAGTATTCATGGCATTTTTGAAAGCCtgctcactttacttttagtgcctaaaacttttgaacagtactgtatgtcataATAACATCAAAAATATCTTGTAAATGGGGAAGAATTTATCATTATATtgagaaaataagcaaaatgtTTTAGTCATGGTGGCAGCAATATGCTGCCATACTTTACAAggcaagattttaaaaaaacatgatgagTGTAGAAATTATGATGTACTTTTATGGATTAATGTACCAAACAGgatataaaatacttaaaataggCCTAGAAttgaccaactacaacagtaaaatgctacttacacattaatgcatcaataataataatcaaataatataagaacttttactttgatactcTAGGTACATTTGACTAATAATACttacatatttttaattaagtgacattttatatgcaggacttttacttatgGAAATAGAGTATAGTATTATATCgcagtattgctacttttacttaagtaaagggtTTAAATACTTCCACCACCGATGACATCCGTGCTCTGATTTTACTCGCAGTATTAAAAgtgaactgtatttttctttttcaagtaGATGGAGGTACGTTTTGCGGGGCTGTTGTCTGGAATTGCATTGTATGCTTTATGATGTTATATGCTGACCCGGATCAAAGTCACAAGTAATTAAACCAATCATTGAATCATTTTATCTAATGACATAAACTTGTAGAATAGAGGTCTTAGAACATTTGCTAGTTCAGATGCTGCAAAGTGGCTAATCTGTAAATttttagaaactgtttgtgtcAAAATTTGATGTGTTAGTCTGAGGTGCAAACTATCCATCAAATAGAGTTGTTGAACTCAGCTGCTTCCGTGATCCAGTGTCATCAATGCAGACTCAGACTGTATTGTTTTCAAACGATATCGAACATCCTGTTGTACAATAAAACTTGCAGAATCATATTTTTGTGAgccaaagaaaaatacaattaaagcCACACTGACTGCCTGAAAGGGGTCGTGAACCATTCCTGGGTCACAGCCCGACTAAAGCTGTCCAGCTGTCCAGGAGaactctacaaaaaaaaaaaaaaaaacctcagcagAGATGGAAAATCAACATAATCTCAGGGGAGGCAATTAAAAGAGAGTTACAGATAAGGACGACAGCacttacaaaataataaacaaagatttttaaCAGTGGAGTGGCTCATTTTCGTCATTCCCTCTACATCTGCGCTATCACATCACGGGTCTATTTGAAATAAACTGCACCCATGACTAGCATTCAGCATCCATTACTGACGGGTAAATACCACAGAACTTTTGTATAATGAAGGACTCAATGTTTTGATTAAATCACTTTTTGATCTGATTACATGCATTGGCCTTATGAGTGAAAAATGAcctcagaggagaggagaggagaggagagttcAAATAATCGCTACCTTCGAAATGAACCAAATTACATTTGTTCAAATGACATCAAATCGTAACCCAAAATCCCGGCAACACAAAACCACAGCTTCTGGCGGTTGTCATAAATGTTTTGCTATATCTTTCACAAGGATGTGAGTCATTTTCCACTGAGCCAGAGTATCACATGCCCCACCAGGCCAAGGGGTTTACCCATAGTCACAGTGCAAGACTACTTTGCTGTAGGCGAAAACTGTTTACAATAGCTCAGTCATCAAAACCATGTGTCTGTGAGGGGACActgagtgagagaaaagaaatgctGTCACTGTGtatattgtttgtttgctgattcACATTATGACTCCCTGTTTCTTCTGAATCCTCTGCGTTAATTGAATGCCATACAAAGTTTTGGTGACtggatgtaaaaatgtaaacccTAAAGAAAATTTTACCAGGGTGATCCCCGCCCTCTCTGACTGAAAGCTTTAAGTCTCGAGCATTTCTGACCACAGTAACCATCACTGATAGGTACGGTCAGACGTGCGCGCcgttgcacctgtaaccacacccaacagtgatgtcgCAGTGTGCTGACCAACCCCTGGAGTACAcctctacatcactgcagcaaggtgttaaaccactggaggtcagcaaaaacgATTTTCAGTTGGTTTTAAATTGACCTTTTTaagagtaaaagtaaaaatctttttctgacctccagtggtttgaCTTCTCCCCTTACTGTAGCGTTGAACGGATGGACACCAGGACCCCTCAAGGTCACTATTAGATGTGCTTACAGGTGTGAAGGAGCACACtttctgaccacacccaaccTCACGTGCGgggtgtttttatttatttaaaaaaaaaaaaatacaacagaggaaTGAGGGAGCAATGACTGTAGGAGGTGTGGCCTCGTGGCTACGCAGTGTGTGACGCAGGGATTGTGGTTACGTGATGGGCGCCGTCTGACCACTGCTCAGTGTAGCATGGTTAGCAGCCATTTTACCAGCCttacttctttctctcttggaAAGACAGGGAGTCTGGTGGAGCTTTGGCAGTCACTGGAAGCCCATTTGTGGTCCtttgagaggaggagagcgcCAGAGGGTGCCGGTCAATGTAAAGAGGAACGTTAATGCAGATTCCAAAAAATAATCTCGAAAATCAACATGGCAAATATCTGACGAGGAAAGACATACCTTATTTGGCCTTTGTTGGGTTTGAAGGATACATGGTGCGCTCtgggagaaacactgaatgtaaacatcatatccTAAAGCATTGACATGGTGTCGCATCACCACTAGAACTagaaaagttacattttttctaCTATTAAATTACTATCAGACAGAGGCCCACCAACCCAGCTGTCACAACATCGTTGACTGCACAATGTCGACATTTCCAGCGTGTGTGGTTGCTATGTTATCATCAATATTATTGTTGGACTTGGAAATGGCATTCTGGTTAAGAGGGGAATTCACAAAATGATATATTAGTATACAAGCAGGGTGAAAGAGAGTAAATACTTCTCagcacatcatcatcacaaaaTAACTCTCCCTGAATGTACTGAGCATCAAGAGCGGAAATTACCATCAACAGCAGCTGAGCAAAATGGAGTTGACCATTTTCTACAAAAGGAATTGGAAGTTATATATCAAATGTGCTTGCCAACAATtgcattattttccttttggcTTTGTCGTGAGCCTTAAACTTGGCTGAGGTTTCCCCCAAGATTTCACAGCAAATAACTTGTGTCAAAAGACCTCTGTGGTTGTCTTGTTTTGCCAAACAGCTGTTTAATCCCCATTTGGGACGAGCGAGAGAAGAGGTCCGGGACGGGAGAGATGATTCAAACAAGAGACTGAAAGgcacagagatggagaaaaaaacggaaggaacagagacacacagagggagataaagagagagaattcAAACATGTGAGGCCTTCCACACTTGCTTGATTGTGTCTGTGGCCAgaactgagaggaggagagtgggaGGAATAAAACAATTAACATGAACAGTACACCGGGGAATGTGGGTTTCCTTGACAACAGGGGGCATAGCCAAACAAATGGGCTCTTTCATAACAATACAAGACAAACAGAAACGTCTCCCTTATTAGCACCCAGgcattggtaaaaaaaaaaaaggagcattCCCTCCTGTCGTCCTAGAGAAGAAATATAAGCATGTATATTTTTCAAGAATGTTTCCTTTATGTTCATTATGGCTTCTGCGCTCCATATTTTAAGTGCATTGTGGATTTGCACAGATAAAAAACGGATTATTGTCAAACAGCAAAAACTGATCTGTCGGAATGGCAAGAAAATATCCACAGAGAGTTTTGTTATAAAACCCCCAGTAGCTTCGGGTTCATGTGAAAACATGAGAAACCAGCAGAGACGGGCGAAGCTGCAGAGCTGATCATAGTTAACCGGACGAGAGGAGGATGAGACACTGGCAAAATTCTCCTGCCCCAGATACTGCtccagagagagagcgagaggtatgtgtgtgtgtgtgtgtgtgtgtgtgtgtgtgtttgtgtgtgtttgtcggggggggggggggtctccaGAGCAGTGCTTGATGAGCCAGCAGGTCCACCCTGTGTCCTGGCAAAGGTGCTGATCTATAATCAGTTGCAGGAGACTttgaaaagttcaacattttatttgctttcttgctgagagttggatGGGAGGACTGACTCCGCTCTCAAGCCCTACcagtaaatataaagctggagccagcagccagttagctcagctcagcagaaagactggaaacagggggaaacacctagcctggttctgtccaaaggtaaccGAATCTGTTAGAAGCACcgctaaagctcactgattaacacataATGATTTGTTTGGTTAATCCAACCAAAAAATGAGGGTGTAAATGAACAATTGGTTGCTTTGAGGGGGTAATGCCCTGGACTACTTCTTTGCCAGCTGCAGTAACTTCTCGAAGTCTCGACTGGCAACCTCACCATGACAACAAGAATTACAGAGTAACTTGAGAACCAGGATGAAAACCAGcggtttttttgttgttgttgccctCTCTGGTTGAATGTTTCAAGCCTGTTTCAGCTTGGGTGAAACAGTGTGCCGTGCTGCACCTCTGACTAAAAATACACCTGTACTTCCCTGTCGCAAGGTGTAAAGTTAGACCACCGCGCGTCAGATTCGAAGGAGGCTTTATAACgtgttcattagtgagcttttgaggtgctggtaggtggattttgatacttttggacaaagccaggctagctgttcccccacgttccagtctttatactaagctTCCCTAAGCTGCTGCTGGGTCTTGTTACAAAGTCAGAGTGCAGAAAGAGAGTGACAGTGCAATTCTCCTCCAGCTTTCTGCCAGAAAGCATATCTACCAAAAACGTCGAACTATTGCTTTGATTTCGCAATAAACAAACTCAGCCGCACGGGGCGATAAATTCTGCGCGTGCTTCACAAGAATGCAAGTTGCTGACAGTATGTTTTTCATGACAAAGTCTGTCCATGAGCAACTTGCTGCAGGACATGGAGGCGTTGGTGGAGGTTGGTTAACTGTCCAGCCATGCATGAGTCCCCAGctaccacccccacccctcttgttctttccttctgtctccctgtctctctgatgGCACTTGAGCCCAATGAAGTAATTATATAGCACAAATATTTAGCAACagcttgcacattttttttaaagctcagGTGGGTAAAGCGGAAACTGCTCAGCTACTTCCTCAGAACAAACAGTCACACTGAGGTTGTTTTTGAAtctaaatgtcatatttcagaGAGAATAATTACGGCTGCGTGATGTGGAATGagcgagtttttttttttttttgctgtgaaatgaacaaaaaaatgtcccaaGTGAATGGTCTCTGTGATTTATGCCAAGAGTCATGAGGGCAATCAACCCAGTGACTCAACAGTGTGAAAGCTTGTTTGGGCGGaacattggtgtgtgtgtgctaagtAGTTATTTAATGAGTAGTTTGACGGGATTcgtggatgtgtttgtgtgtgacagaaagagcgagagacgcaaagagagagaaaaggggaaaggaggagggggaatCCGGTTGTGTTACCCGATCTAAAGAACGAATGTGGGTCACTGTTTATGCGACGAGTCGGTCGCACGACCGCATGTGGCACGGCTCAATCTTTCTCTCAAACACTAACAAATATAAACAGCTACGCCCGCTTCATGCGCCTTTTCCATCATCCTCTCTGCACTCCGACATTACCTCTGTTGGACAGACGGCACTTGTCTGAGTTCAGCTATTTTGCCACGTCCCGCTGGTACCAAGACATCAAGTGACTGTAAAACTCCGAGCAGCTCCTCGCTGCTTGTCTTGTCCGCTCTGAATGTAAGTGAATGGGTGACTCTGAATCTGTTGAAAAAGACCTCATATGACGATAGAACTTCCCCGTGGAAAGTCCATGTAATCCCTTTAAGATAAGGATGTTACGGTCATGAAttagcaccacaaacaaaatttaaataggTGAAGGGAAAATGTGGCCATTTCCTGTAAGATGGAATAATACTATGAACTATGGCCACTACAAGGTAAAATCACTATTCAGAGGTCATTATATTCTTCATATTACAAAGGATAAAATGAATGTTGTACATTATAAGGCCTTTATATTTGTATACACGTTATTAAAAAGCAAGTCCAATTCATAACTCACAATAAGAATGTAGAGATTTGTGCTGAATTATTACCTGGTAAATCAAGAcgctgattgacagaaaactaattgtTGTTGCTATTATTTGTTGGTTATCACTGCAATATGCCTATTGTGGTTTTATACTTTTATCCATAAATTCCAAATTTCATgcttttattgattttcatttttttgcgtgtctctttttttttttttttttaatggtctataaataaatttacatcAAAGCTGACACTCAAATGACACGACAATCAGCTGGTCCCTAATCTCTTTAAATATTCTCAACAGTTGTCCAAAGAAAATACACCGTCTTTGTCACCGGGAACTTGCAGGTCCATCCGTCATAGTtgtctggaattttttttaaaaactaaactgttACTAATATCATccataaagaaaacaatcattGGTTGCACCCTCGGGTGAGATATTCCTCTTTAATACTGGTGAGATGTGCAGAAGCGCACGGACATTAgtcaaaattgaaaataaatacacgCATCCCATCTAACCGCAAAACACACGACCCCGCACTCGACCTGGAGATGACTACAGGCTTATTGAAATGACCGGACACCGCCGGTGGGTAGATGACGAACAGCCGTGAGCTGGCAACTAAGCCGCAGCAGGAGACGCGGTGTGTCACGTGACCGCGTCGGGGTCGGACATACCCGCGCCGCATGTCCTCGTCGGCAGATGCGGCACACCTCCTCCCGCCGCGCACAATGACACAACCTCCTCCGCCGTCGGCCCCACTGCCTCTCTCGGACGACCCCGAACCGTCACGGACTGAGTGAGGCCGGCAGCTCCTGGGAGAAGAGCCGAGAGGACGAGGGACCGGtctcttgctgctgctgctgctgctgctgcaggggtGTTTGCCAGTTCAACTCCCGCCGCAGACATTGCCAGTCCTGGTttgaggaggggggaggaggaggagggaggtttCCCGACAGTGCGAAGCCACCAGCTCACCTGAAGACGTTACGCCATGCGCTCCCGGTCTGCGCTCCCCGGGTAAGTCACCTCCACGTCAGGTGTGGCTGTGCGCAACGCAGTAAGCTTGGCAAAACTTAGGCAAGTTATAACAATAAGAAGGAAATGTTGCCTAAACAGTTAACATTTAATTGATGCAGCAGTGAACAaaacagagggatgaagaaTGACTTTACAGAAAATCACTAGTTTTTTCTGCTTAGACACAGATCTTAAAATCTGGCCTTTATACTGCGTGTGTTGCACGAGTTGCAAGATACAGACAAGATTgtgatgtgagtgtgtttaagATACGAAACCACGGCGTGGTATTCAGCCGCTCTTGCGGGCTTAAGGGCAGTGCCCCAGGCCATTTAAGGAATTTTTCATCACAGCCTTGCAATGCCTGATCTTTGCCCTGTCTGTGATATCAGTGAAGGTTTACAGCTGCCAAATTCCAGCGTAGACAAACATtctttaagaaaatattttccctCAACTCCCATGCCTTTAATTATAAATCCGTGATGATGGTTCTAGGAATGAGGATGTTTCTCATGCAGACGCTAAGAGGGGCCCAGACATCCTGTTTGACCACAACTACGTGGGCTCTGCATAAATGTTTGGTCCTATACACGTCATCTCTTGAGCACAGTAGTTCACCTGGTCTCTCCTCCTGCCCACCCACAGGTTtgcctccctcctttttctcctcgtCCTCCCCCccgttttctcctcctcctcccgcccCCAGTGGATTCCCCAGCGTGTCCCTGTGGTCCTCCCACAGAGCACGGAGGCTCGGCCTGCCCCTCACTTCCTGTCGCCGGCTCGTCTGGATGTCACCTCCCAGTGTGACCCAGAATGCCACAAGAGAGCGCCTCAGCGGAGCTACTGGGACCTGCGGCATCTTTTGGCCTATGAGACTCTCCACTCTGACGGTCAACTAACCGAGACCGCCGTTGGGATCTATGGCTACAACTCCAACCTCGTCACCAGTCCGGCCTACGCCACAGGGTCATCTGGGAAGGCTGAGCGGTCACATGTCAGGAGAAAGCGACAGATCTTTGGCCATGATGGGCGTTTTAGCATTGCTGGACAGAACTTCCTGCTTAAATATCCATTCTCAGTGGCAGTCAAACTGTCCACTGGGTGCTCCGGTACACTGGTGGGGGACCGTCATGTTCTCACGGCTGCTCATTGTGTTCATGACGGTAAAAACTATGTGAAGGGAGCACAGAAGCTCCGGGTTGGCTTTTTAAAACCCAAGCAACGAGACACACAGCCTTCTTCCTTTTACCTTCCCTCCAACTTCACCAACCATGTGGAAGGGGGCCCGGCTCCTTACGCCCCACCaaccaacaacaaaatgaagttCCAGTGGATCAGAGCCAAGCGCACCCACGTTCCCAAAGGATGGATTAAAGGGAATGCCAATGACATTGGGATGGACTATGACTACGCTTTGCTTGAGCTCAAGAAACCCCACAAACGCCGCCACATGAAGTTAGGAGTCAGCCCCCCAGTTCAGAGGCTGCCTGGTCGACGGGTCCACTTCTCAGGATTCGATAATGACCGTCCAGGCCAGCTGGTGTATCGGTTCTGTCTGGCCGGCGAGGAGACATCAGACTTGCTTTACCAGCACTGTGATGCTCAACCTGGGGCCAGTGGCTCAGGGGTGTACGCCCGAATGTGGGATGGGAGGCGCCGGCGTTGGGAGCGGAAAGTAATTGGTGTCTTTTCTGGGCATCAGTGGGTGGAGCGACAAGGGGCGTCTCAGGAATTTAATGTAGCGGTGAGAATCACGCCCCTCAAATACGCTCAGATCTGCTACTGGATAAAAGGTAACTTTGTGGACTGCCGAGAGGGGTGAGGAAAAGGCGGGGGGTGAGGATGGCGCTGGGGTCTAGCTACGAAACCATAGGCCAACTACATTCTCATACATCTTCTGGGATATTGGGGCTGCAAGAATCCACACTTTTCACCCCACTACATTTAGCACAGCttcaatataaatattaaaatattgttttgtgcCCCTACTGTCAGAGGCCAATCTCAGTAAtgtaaagacagacacaaatccAGTAATGCAACTAAATTATGTAAACAAGACgtgttcatttaatttatgCTTAGTTTTGCATCCCCGCTCGCATTtcttaaacatgaaaatattagtTCTATTTTTGTTAACTGGTGAAACATTTAGGTCTGGTGGTTTTTGCAGAATAGGGAGGTGTTTTCTTGGAACATTCATCTGGACAACAAAGTCGTCTGCGAGCTCCTCAGATCGGGAACAAGGACTGATGTAGAAAGATGTTTTGGAAGAGAACCTAAGCAGCTGGACTGGGAAAGCTGTTTTCAATATGCATCATAGCCCCTTTCTTGAGCTAATACTAAAGATTGCACTGCTGAGACTTTTTTCTACTGAAAATtatagttggtttttttttttgtagatgaaTGTACAAGTCAGCTACCAAAGGCGCCAACTGTTTCTCTCCAAACTATCAAGTATCTCCTTTCAGTGGACACACTAGTTATCCACAGGCATCGTGTACTCTATCAGCTAAATTAACAGTGAAGAAAGTTTCTGAAAGAACATTCGACTCCTCACACGGAGTGATGTTAAACGACCGCAGATCACTCTTGCCAAGGCTGCAGACCACCAGTTATACGGAGCACACAGTTGTTGAATGTTGTACTTTAATGCTTAGCTCCCTCTGGTGGGAAAGGTAAGACATTGCAGGTGTCAGCAATCAACAGCGTGCCAACTTAGCTTAGGCCTACGTAAGcacttttttaaactttcttgTCACGTCTGTGACACTGcattatttgtgtttatgaaaCTGAAGACTGgcaaatttaatgaaatatatGCTTTGAAATATGCAACTGTGTCACATATTTCTTCTCACTCTGCTCATGCAACATGTTtcatacacagaaatacacacgtAATCTTGGTTTAAAcaccatttgttttatttcagatgtcaaaaagcattttcagaaaTGCTGTGGGGAAACTAAACACCgtaaaaagctgaaataaaaaggaCCAGTTCCGATGACTTCTCCAGCACCAACACATTTAACCAGGAGTCTGAATCCTGGGATATGgcacatttgaaaacaaactctgCGACTCGATTCAATGATTTTCATAGTAAGCGGGGCACAGATCGACATCAAGTgtcaattttacttttattgtatCTCCAAATTTCATGTAGGCCAGAGGACAATCAAGTACACTTCACACTCGACCTGCAGTGTGGTCAGGTCACGACTTAATTGTCTgtccaaaccaaaaaaagcagacagaatgTCTGTTATTTGAGCAAAGACTTAACACTCAAATAAGAACTGTAATAGAGGCAGAATTTAAAGCAAACCTTAAAATGTCCCCTTTCTATATTATTGAGATGAGGGCAAgtttaagataaaataatacTACACCCATTCAAAACTGATACTTCAGTGACGGCGCTCAATTGAAGGCTACCACTACCAATTACAAAAACATGCCAATTCAAGTCAACGGCAACATTCAGTTGCAAAATTTGCTACATTCAAGTGGAAATATGATCGTAAATGGAATATAAGCACCAAAAAGCTGATTTAAGGGCTGAGTTTGCAGACAAAGCAGAATAATGGGCACATGATTGACATTTGAGTTTAACACAACTGCTTCTTTTATCCAGATGTGCACACTGGGTCATCACAAAAGTGGCTTCCTTAACCTCATCTACACTCAACCTGAAACTTGACTGAAGCAGTGAATGTGAAATTCACCACACCACAGGAAATATTGATTCTCAGATTTTCTACTCCGACTTTACCCCTTGATTAAAAGGCTTTTCTGTTCAAGTTTTATTGATTTCGCTCTGAATACTGGACAGCTACCGGGGCCTGACACTAATACTGAATACTGCCCGAAGTTATGCACTGCCTGTGGATTAGAGCAAAGGAAGGAGTGCAGGCTCATAGAGACTTGAGAGTAAAAGGAAGTTAACCAAGTGTGACTAAACAGAAAGGCAACAACATGCAAGGCAACCTGTTTGTAACACCGTTCCAGTAACTGAAAGTACATGAACGGGTAATGAGGTGACATATACAGTCCTTCCCCTCCAGCTGTCTTCAcccttttattttgtatttatccCCCATGGAAATGTCACCATTGAACATCCTGTGCTGTCAAATACACTTAAGAGCGCGATGAAAAGGACATATTTGGGATAAAGGTTAGATCCTGGGACGTA includes:
- the LOC120784208 gene encoding serine protease 23-like, whose amino-acid sequence is MRSRSALPGFASLLFLLVLPPVFSSSSRPQWIPQRVPVVLPQSTEARPAPHFLSPARLDVTSQCDPECHKRAPQRSYWDLRHLLAYETLHSDGQLTETAVGIYGYNSNLVTSPAYATGSSGKAERSHVRRKRQIFGHDGRFSIAGQNFLLKYPFSVAVKLSTGCSGTLVGDRHVLTAAHCVHDGKNYVKGAQKLRVGFLKPKQRDTQPSSFYLPSNFTNHVEGGPAPYAPPTNNKMKFQWIRAKRTHVPKGWIKGNANDIGMDYDYALLELKKPHKRRHMKLGVSPPVQRLPGRRVHFSGFDNDRPGQLVYRFCLAGEETSDLLYQHCDAQPGASGSGVYARMWDGRRRRWERKVIGVFSGHQWVERQGASQEFNVAVRITPLKYAQICYWIKGNFVDCREG